The following proteins are co-located in the Patescibacteria group bacterium genome:
- a CDS encoding RelA/SpoT family protein, which produces MPELEFSTLRAALDDRYSEEDVRLVERAFDFAKMAHTGQARHTGEPYFAHCANVGTKLANLKLPSEVIAAGLLHDVPEDTEKTLDDIEVEFGADIRSMVGAITKLGKVKYRGEERYAENLRKMFVAMAEDVRVIFIKFADRLHNLETLYALPEAKRQRIAKEVLEIYAPIANRLGMGEYRGEFEDYAFKYLEPKEYSWTQHLLEERVKKFGPALDRALHDVDVELKKHGITGADVHGRVKHAYSLHRKLDRYKQDIGKVYDIVALRVIVKDIPECYAVLGILHGMYTPLPGRIKDYIAQPKPNGYQSLHTTVFDNEGSILEFQIRTRQMHEENEYGVAAHWKYKSGDDQKARQVRWMEELAVIQKELSASDFMKHLNELKLDMFRDRIFVFTPRGDVLDLPEESTPVDLAYSVHSEIGNKAVQARINGEIASLSTPLKSGDLCEIITDKNRKFPNEDWLKFVKTRHARDKIKDALKDSKTGIISSLIKKYRG; this is translated from the coding sequence ATGCCTGAACTAGAATTTTCAACTTTACGTGCAGCGCTTGATGACCGGTACTCCGAAGAGGATGTCCGGTTAGTTGAACGCGCGTTTGATTTTGCCAAGATGGCCCATACGGGACAGGCTCGTCACACTGGCGAACCATACTTTGCGCACTGTGCAAACGTCGGCACAAAACTCGCAAACCTGAAACTGCCAAGCGAAGTCATTGCCGCAGGTCTCTTGCACGACGTTCCGGAAGACACAGAAAAAACGCTGGACGACATTGAAGTGGAATTCGGCGCAGACATCCGGAGCATGGTGGGCGCCATTACGAAACTCGGAAAAGTAAAATATAGAGGCGAGGAACGTTACGCGGAAAACCTCCGAAAAATGTTCGTGGCTATGGCGGAAGACGTCCGCGTAATCTTTATCAAGTTTGCGGACCGCTTGCATAACCTGGAAACGCTTTACGCCCTACCAGAAGCCAAGCGTCAGCGTATAGCCAAAGAAGTTCTAGAAATCTACGCGCCTATTGCTAACCGCCTTGGCATGGGTGAATACCGCGGAGAATTTGAGGACTACGCTTTTAAATATCTAGAGCCAAAAGAGTACAGCTGGACGCAGCATCTTCTGGAAGAGCGGGTAAAAAAATTCGGACCGGCGCTAGATCGCGCGTTGCACGATGTTGACGTAGAGCTCAAAAAACATGGAATCACGGGTGCTGACGTCCATGGCCGCGTCAAACACGCGTACTCGCTGCACCGTAAGCTGGACCGTTACAAACAGGACATTGGTAAAGTCTATGACATCGTGGCTTTACGAGTAATCGTGAAGGACATTCCGGAATGTTACGCCGTGCTCGGCATTCTTCACGGCATGTACACGCCGCTGCCTGGACGCATTAAGGATTACATCGCCCAACCTAAGCCAAACGGCTATCAGTCGTTGCACACCACGGTATTCGACAACGAGGGCTCGATCCTTGAGTTTCAGATTCGCACCCGCCAGATGCACGAAGAAAACGAATACGGTGTGGCCGCACACTGGAAGTACAAGTCCGGCGACGATCAAAAAGCCCGCCAAGTCCGCTGGATGGAAGAGCTGGCCGTTATTCAAAAAGAACTTTCTGCGAGCGATTTCATGAAGCACTTGAACGAGCTCAAGCTCGACATGTTCCGTGATCGCATTTTCGTCTTTACTCCCCGTGGTGACGTGCTCGATCTTCCTGAGGAATCGACACCGGTCGACCTCGCCTACTCGGTACACTCCGAAATCGGCAACAAAGCGGTTCAGGCTCGCATCAACGGCGAAATCGCATCGCTCTCAACTCCCCTCAAATCCGGCGACCTCTGCGAAATCATCACGGATAAGAATCGAAAATTTCCGAACGAGGATTGGTTGAAATTTGTAAAAACCCGCCACGCCCGCGACAAAATAAAAGACGCCCTCAAGGACTCCAAGACGGGCATCATTTCGAGTCTTATTAAAAAGTATAGGGGTTAA